Proteins encoded in a region of the Variovorax sp. PAMC 28711 genome:
- a CDS encoding glutathione S-transferase N-terminal domain-containing protein: MKLIGSAASPYVRKVRVVLAEKRLDYQFVVEDVWAADTTIASSNPLGKVPCLIMDGSEAMFDSRVIVEYLDTLSPVGKLIPQQSRERAEVKTWEALADGVMDAGILWRLEATWPGRTDGERSQPWMDRQRAKVEAGLAAMAKGLGDKPFCSGIHLSLSDISVGCALGWIGFRFPEIDWRSTHPNLGKLYDKLMQRPSFADTKP, from the coding sequence ATGAAACTGATCGGATCCGCAGCCAGCCCCTATGTGCGCAAGGTGCGCGTGGTGCTGGCTGAAAAGCGGCTCGACTACCAGTTCGTGGTCGAAGACGTCTGGGCCGCCGACACCACTATCGCGAGTTCCAACCCGCTGGGGAAGGTGCCCTGCCTGATCATGGACGGCAGCGAGGCCATGTTCGACTCGCGCGTCATCGTCGAATACCTCGACACGCTGTCGCCCGTCGGCAAGCTCATTCCGCAACAAAGCCGAGAGCGCGCCGAGGTCAAGACCTGGGAAGCGTTGGCCGATGGCGTGATGGACGCCGGCATCCTCTGGCGTCTCGAAGCCACGTGGCCGGGCCGTACCGATGGCGAACGCAGCCAGCCCTGGATGGACCGCCAGCGCGCGAAAGTCGAAGCGGGCCTGGCCGCGATGGCCAAGGGCCTCGGCGACAAGCCGTTCTGCAGCGGCATCCACCTGAGCCTGTCCGACATTTCGGTGGGTTGCGCACTCGGCTGGATCGGCTTCCGCTTTCCGGAAATCGACTGGCGCAGCACGCACCCGAACCTGGGCAAGCTCTACGACAAGCTCATGCAGCGACCCAGCTTCGCCGACACGAAGCCCTGA
- the moaC gene encoding cyclic pyranopterin monophosphate synthase MoaC, with product MSSLTHFDAHGQAHMVDVAGKAATHRVAVATGHIEMQAATLALIEAGTAKKGDVLGIARIAGIQAAKKTSDLIPLCHPLALTRVAVAFALVDPAGGSVPQVACTATVETVGPTGVEMEALTAVQVALLTIYDMCKAVDRRMTISGVRVLEKHGGKSGSYLADPAGTA from the coding sequence ATGTCTTCACTCACCCATTTTGACGCGCACGGCCAGGCCCACATGGTCGACGTCGCCGGCAAGGCCGCGACCCATCGCGTGGCCGTCGCGACCGGCCATATCGAGATGCAGGCCGCCACCCTCGCGCTCATCGAAGCCGGCACCGCCAAGAAAGGCGACGTGCTCGGCATCGCCCGCATCGCCGGCATCCAGGCCGCGAAAAAGACCAGCGACCTGATCCCGCTCTGCCATCCGCTCGCGCTGACCCGGGTGGCTGTCGCCTTCGCGCTCGTCGACCCGGCCGGCGGCAGCGTGCCCCAGGTGGCCTGCACGGCCACCGTCGAAACGGTCGGCCCGACCGGCGTCGAAATGGAAGCGCTCACCGCGGTGCAGGTCGCGCTGCTCACCATCTACGACATGTGCAAGGCGGTGGACCGCCGGATGACGATCAGCGGCGTGCGGGTGCTGGAGAAGCACGGGGGGAAGTCGGGGAGTTATTTGGCGGACCCGGCCGGCACCGCGTAG
- a CDS encoding phage holin family protein yields the protein MRLLIKWLLSALALLAVTYLYSGVQVTSFPSALIAAAVIGLLNMIVRPVLVVLTLPVTIVTLGLFLFVINALMFWAASGLLAGFHVNGFAAALIGSLIYSVLGVIIETALGGLFSKR from the coding sequence ATGCGACTACTCATCAAATGGCTGCTCAGCGCCCTCGCGCTGCTCGCAGTGACGTACCTCTACAGCGGCGTGCAGGTGACCAGCTTTCCGTCCGCGCTGATCGCCGCCGCCGTGATCGGGTTGCTCAACATGATCGTGCGGCCGGTGCTCGTCGTGCTGACGCTGCCGGTCACCATCGTCACGCTCGGGCTGTTCCTGTTCGTGATCAATGCGCTGATGTTCTGGGCGGCGTCTGGCCTCCTGGCCGGCTTTCACGTCAATGGGTTCGCGGCGGCGCTGATCGGCTCGCTGATCTATTCCGTGCTGGGCGTGATCATCGAAACCGCGCTCGGCGGGCTCTTCTCCAAGCGCTGA
- a CDS encoding DUF3833 domain-containing protein, with protein sequence MNPRRWLALVTLSLAALLAGCASPQVADYAAERPVLSLRDYFNGRIDAHGMFQNRAGKVVKRFTVAMDCSWQGNDGVLDERFSYSDGTTSRRVWKLKALSDGRFTGTADDVVGTAVGEQRGNAFHWNYTLKQPLDDTVYEVQMDDWMYLVDDRVMLNRAVMSKFGVMVGAVTLSFNKGKQ encoded by the coding sequence ATGAACCCGCGCCGCTGGCTTGCCCTCGTCACCCTTTCACTGGCTGCGCTGCTCGCCGGCTGCGCTTCGCCGCAAGTCGCCGACTACGCGGCCGAGCGCCCGGTGCTCTCGTTGCGCGACTACTTCAACGGCCGCATCGATGCGCACGGCATGTTCCAGAACCGCGCGGGCAAGGTCGTCAAGCGTTTCACCGTTGCCATGGACTGCAGCTGGCAGGGCAACGATGGCGTGCTCGACGAGCGCTTCAGCTACAGCGACGGCACGACCAGCCGCCGCGTGTGGAAACTGAAGGCGCTGTCCGACGGTCGCTTCACCGGTACCGCCGACGACGTGGTCGGCACCGCAGTCGGCGAGCAGCGCGGCAACGCTTTCCACTGGAACTACACGTTGAAGCAGCCCCTCGACGACACCGTCTACGAGGTGCAGATGGACGACTGGATGTACCTGGTCGACGACCGTGTGATGCTGAACCGCGCCGTGATGAGCAAGTTCGGCGTGATGGTGGGTGCGGTCACGTTGTCGTTCAACAAAGGCAAACAATGA
- the purB gene encoding adenylosuccinate lyase: MSFSTVSALSPLDGRYAAKLSALRPLMSEQGYMHRRVQVEVAWFIALSDCGFAEFKPLTGGARKYLMGLVSNFSETDALAIKDIEKTTNHDVKAVEYWIKSKFEARPELMAAAEFVHFACTSEDINNTSHALQIHAAREQVVLPALDGLIAKLREMAHQFADVSMLSRTHGQTASPTTVGKEIANVAVRLDKARTQIAGVQLLGKMNGAVGNYNAHLAAWPEFDWESFSRKVIETPTPLGLGLTFQPYSIQIEPHDYMAELFDAVARADTILIDFSRDIWGYVSLGYFKQRLKKGEIGSSTMPHKVNPIDFENAEGNLGLANAVLRHLSEKLPISRWQRDLTDSTVLRNIGVALGYATLAYASLMTGLGKLEINEEAIADDLDASWEVLAEPIQTVMRRFGVQGAYEQLKEVTRGKTVTAEALHGLIRSLDIPEAEKERLLAMTPASYIGKAAELARRV, from the coding sequence ATGAGCTTCTCCACCGTCTCCGCCCTTTCTCCCCTTGACGGTCGCTACGCGGCCAAGCTGTCGGCCCTGCGGCCACTGATGAGCGAGCAGGGCTACATGCACCGGCGCGTGCAGGTCGAGGTGGCCTGGTTCATTGCGCTGTCGGACTGCGGTTTCGCCGAGTTCAAGCCCCTCACCGGCGGTGCGCGCAAATACCTGATGGGCCTGGTGTCGAACTTCTCGGAAACCGACGCGCTCGCGATCAAGGACATCGAGAAAACCACCAACCACGACGTGAAGGCGGTCGAGTACTGGATCAAGTCGAAATTCGAAGCGCGGCCGGAGCTGATGGCCGCGGCCGAATTCGTGCACTTCGCCTGCACCAGCGAAGACATCAACAACACCAGCCACGCGCTGCAGATCCACGCCGCGCGCGAGCAGGTCGTGTTGCCGGCACTCGATGGCCTGATCGCCAAGCTGCGCGAGATGGCCCATCAGTTCGCCGACGTCTCGATGCTCTCGCGCACACACGGCCAGACGGCGAGCCCCACGACCGTCGGCAAGGAGATCGCCAACGTGGCGGTGCGCCTGGACAAGGCACGCACGCAGATCGCGGGCGTGCAACTGCTCGGCAAGATGAACGGCGCGGTCGGCAACTACAACGCGCACCTGGCCGCCTGGCCGGAATTCGACTGGGAGAGCTTCAGCCGCAAGGTGATCGAGACGCCAACGCCGCTCGGCCTCGGCCTGACCTTCCAGCCCTACAGCATCCAGATTGAGCCGCACGACTACATGGCCGAACTGTTCGACGCCGTGGCGCGGGCCGACACCATCCTCATCGACTTCTCGCGCGACATCTGGGGCTACGTGAGCCTCGGCTACTTCAAGCAGCGGCTGAAGAAGGGCGAGATCGGCTCCAGCACGATGCCGCACAAGGTCAACCCGATCGACTTCGAGAACGCCGAAGGCAACCTGGGCCTGGCCAACGCCGTGCTGCGCCACCTGAGCGAGAAGCTGCCGATCAGCCGCTGGCAGCGCGACCTGACCGACAGCACGGTGCTGCGCAACATCGGCGTCGCGCTCGGCTACGCCACGCTCGCCTATGCCAGCCTGATGACCGGCCTGGGCAAGCTGGAGATCAACGAAGAAGCCATCGCCGACGATCTCGACGCCTCGTGGGAAGTGCTGGCCGAACCGATCCAGACGGTGATGCGCCGCTTCGGTGTGCAGGGCGCCTACGAGCAGCTGAAGGAAGTGACGCGCGGCAAGACCGTGACGGCCGAAGCGCTGCACGGGCTGATCCGCTCGCTGGACATCCCGGAAGCCGAGAAGGAACGCCTGCTGGCGATGACGCCGGCCAGCTACATCGGCAAGGCGGCCGAACTCGCGCGGCGCGTATGA
- a CDS encoding TerC family protein, giving the protein MEAFLTPEFWVAVGQIIMIDILLGGDNAVVIALACRKLPPAQRTKGILWGTAGAIILRVILIFFALTLLAIPFLKLVGAALLIWIGVKLLAPDQDDPHGSIQGSDKLWAAVKTVIIADLVMSVDNVIAIAGAAQGAGQAHQMPLVIFGLLVSIPIIVWGSQLVIKLMDRYPMIITAGGMLLGWIAGTMAVSDPAVANMTAWTWVPKVPQTDTVKYAAGIAGALLVLALGKWVASRRPKPQEVTHA; this is encoded by the coding sequence ATGGAAGCATTCTTGACCCCCGAATTCTGGGTCGCAGTCGGTCAGATCATCATGATCGACATCCTGCTCGGCGGCGACAACGCCGTCGTCATCGCGCTGGCTTGCCGCAAGCTGCCGCCAGCCCAGCGCACCAAGGGCATCCTGTGGGGCACGGCAGGCGCCATCATCCTGCGCGTCATCCTGATTTTCTTCGCGCTGACATTGCTCGCGATCCCGTTCCTGAAGCTGGTCGGCGCCGCCTTGCTGATCTGGATCGGCGTGAAGCTGCTGGCCCCCGACCAGGACGATCCGCACGGCAGCATCCAGGGCAGCGACAAGCTGTGGGCCGCCGTCAAGACCGTGATCATTGCCGACCTGGTGATGAGCGTGGACAACGTGATCGCCATCGCCGGTGCCGCACAAGGTGCCGGCCAGGCGCACCAGATGCCGCTCGTGATCTTCGGCCTGCTCGTGAGCATCCCGATCATCGTCTGGGGCAGCCAGCTGGTCATCAAGCTGATGGACCGCTACCCGATGATCATCACGGCCGGCGGCATGCTGCTGGGCTGGATCGCCGGCACGATGGCCGTGTCCGACCCGGCCGTCGCCAACATGACCGCCTGGACCTGGGTGCCGAAGGTGCCGCAGACCGACACCGTCAAGTACGCCGCAGGCATCGCCGGCGCACTGCTGGTGCTGGCCCTGGGCAAGTGGGTGGCGTCGCGCCGCCCGAAGCCGCAGGAAGTGACGCACGCCTGA
- a CDS encoding M48 family metallopeptidase — protein MSAPGPALDARFFDGRHSRPHAAHLRLHDGLLTVTPSGAATFTPLTVPASQVRWPERTRHGGRLAQLPGGASLQAVDVGAWDAWVAQHPALPESWIVRMQQNWRSVAVSLVLLFTAIAAMYQWGLPWVAASVTAAIPQRVDALIGEQALESLDQNLLKPSALPTDEQQRIRRAFMQMVARAHPDGAPSWKLEFRRSGEKSLGPNALALPGGTIVLTDELVQLMPSGKDSDDAVLGVLGHEFGHVRLRHTMRQLVQASAVGFAVSVAFGDYGTLIGSAPVLLATLGYSRDAEREADVESVRLMRASGISPRAMAVFFQAIEGWREKEKNAGGDGDGAIGMAFSTHPATAERIQFFKDAAAE, from the coding sequence GTGAGCGCGCCCGGACCGGCGCTCGACGCACGCTTCTTCGATGGCCGCCACAGCCGGCCGCATGCGGCGCACCTGCGCCTGCACGACGGCCTGCTCACGGTGACGCCTTCAGGGGCCGCCACCTTCACGCCGCTGACCGTGCCGGCATCGCAGGTGCGCTGGCCCGAGCGCACACGCCACGGCGGGCGCCTCGCGCAGCTGCCGGGCGGTGCGAGCCTGCAGGCCGTCGACGTCGGCGCGTGGGACGCCTGGGTCGCGCAGCATCCGGCGCTGCCCGAAAGCTGGATCGTGCGCATGCAGCAGAACTGGCGCAGCGTGGCGGTGTCGCTGGTGCTGCTGTTCACGGCCATCGCGGCGATGTACCAGTGGGGCCTGCCATGGGTCGCGGCCAGCGTGACCGCGGCGATCCCGCAGCGCGTCGACGCGCTCATCGGCGAGCAGGCGCTCGAATCGCTCGACCAGAACCTGCTGAAACCCAGCGCCCTGCCGACCGACGAACAGCAACGCATCCGGCGCGCTTTCATGCAGATGGTGGCGCGCGCGCATCCGGACGGCGCGCCTTCGTGGAAGCTCGAATTCCGCCGGTCCGGCGAAAAATCGCTCGGCCCGAACGCGCTCGCGTTGCCCGGCGGCACGATCGTGCTGACCGACGAGCTCGTGCAACTGATGCCGTCGGGCAAGGACAGCGACGATGCGGTGCTCGGCGTGCTGGGCCACGAGTTCGGCCACGTGCGGCTGCGCCACACGATGCGCCAGCTGGTGCAGGCGTCGGCCGTCGGTTTTGCGGTGTCGGTCGCGTTCGGCGACTACGGCACGCTCATCGGCAGCGCACCGGTGCTGCTGGCCACGCTCGGCTACTCGCGCGACGCCGAGCGCGAGGCCGACGTCGAATCGGTGCGGCTGATGCGCGCCAGCGGCATCTCGCCGCGCGCGATGGCGGTTTTTTTCCAGGCGATCGAAGGCTGGCGCGAGAAGGAAAAGAACGCCGGCGGCGACGGCGACGGTGCGATTGGCATGGCGTTTTCGACCCATCCGGCCACCGCCGAACGCATCCAGTTCTTCAAGGATGCGGCGGCCGAGTAG
- a CDS encoding YaeQ family protein: protein MALKSTIFKANLAVADIDHSYYADHALTLARHPSENDERMMIRLIALALNAHKLQSVCDGDGVLAFGAGLSNPDDPDVSLRDFTGRTRVWIEVGQPEEKPLIKACGKADEVLLYCFSHAAGIWWKGIENKLTRPQNLQVWRVPSETSQAVAKLAQRSMQLQATIQESTLTLGDGTESIDIELERLK from the coding sequence ATGGCCCTCAAATCCACCATCTTCAAGGCGAACCTCGCGGTCGCCGACATCGACCACAGCTACTACGCCGACCACGCGCTCACGCTGGCGCGGCATCCGAGCGAGAACGACGAGCGGATGATGATCCGGCTCATCGCGCTGGCGCTCAACGCGCACAAGCTGCAGAGCGTGTGCGACGGCGACGGCGTGCTGGCCTTCGGCGCGGGGCTGTCGAACCCGGACGATCCCGACGTGTCGCTGCGCGACTTCACCGGCCGCACGCGCGTCTGGATCGAGGTCGGGCAGCCCGAAGAAAAGCCGCTCATCAAGGCCTGCGGCAAGGCCGACGAAGTGCTGCTCTACTGCTTCAGCCACGCCGCCGGCATCTGGTGGAAGGGCATCGAGAACAAGCTGACGCGTCCGCAGAACCTGCAGGTGTGGCGCGTGCCGAGCGAGACCTCGCAGGCCGTGGCCAAGCTCGCGCAGCGCAGCATGCAGCTGCAGGCGACGATTCAGGAAAGCACGCTGACGCTGGGCGACGGCACCGAGAGCATCGACATCGAGCTGGAGCGCCTGAAGTAG
- a CDS encoding SDR family NAD(P)-dependent oxidoreductase, with translation MSLFAPFNPPLADWPGKTAWVIGASTGIGRATASALLARGARVAVSARDRTALETLAAPHRVAEGEPARVIVLPLDVSDSEAVAAAHRQLRAMGPIDFVLVSAGTYKAMRADAFDLDVMVQHDRINYVGALNVLAVVLPDFIANGAGHVSLTASVAGFRGLPQSLAYGPTKAALTNLAEVLYADLHTRGIGVSVIQPGFVDTPLTAQNEFKMPALITPAEAADEMLAGWARGAFEIHFPRRFTSWMKLLRVLPYRLYFPAVKRFTGL, from the coding sequence ATGAGTCTGTTCGCCCCTTTCAATCCGCCTCTCGCCGACTGGCCCGGCAAGACCGCCTGGGTGATTGGTGCGTCGACCGGCATCGGCCGCGCGACCGCATCGGCCCTGCTCGCACGCGGCGCACGCGTCGCGGTGTCGGCGCGCGATCGCACGGCGCTCGAAACGCTGGCGGCGCCGCACCGCGTGGCCGAGGGCGAACCGGCGCGTGTCATCGTGCTGCCGCTCGATGTGAGCGACAGCGAGGCGGTTGCCGCAGCGCATCGCCAGTTGCGGGCGATGGGTCCGATCGATTTCGTGCTGGTCAGCGCCGGCACTTACAAGGCGATGCGCGCCGACGCGTTCGACCTCGATGTGATGGTCCAACACGACCGCATCAACTACGTCGGGGCGCTGAACGTGCTGGCCGTGGTGCTGCCGGACTTCATCGCGAACGGCGCAGGCCATGTGTCGCTCACCGCCAGCGTCGCCGGCTTCCGCGGCTTGCCGCAAAGCCTGGCCTACGGCCCGACCAAGGCCGCGCTCACCAACTTGGCCGAGGTGCTGTACGCCGACCTGCACACGCGCGGCATCGGCGTGAGCGTGATCCAGCCCGGCTTCGTCGACACGCCGCTGACGGCACAGAACGAGTTCAAGATGCCGGCGCTCATCACGCCCGCGGAAGCCGCCGACGAGATGCTGGCCGGCTGGGCGCGCGGCGCCTTCGAGATCCATTTTCCGCGTCGCTTCACTTCGTGGATGAAGTTGCTGCGCGTGCTGCCCTACCGGCTGTACTTTCCGGCGGTGAAGCGCTTCACCGGTCTGTGA
- a CDS encoding YjgN family protein, which translates to MELDTRPTEVAQRRYPIEFTASGSEYFRIWIVNLLLIVVTLGLYLPWAKVRKLKYFYSNTWVGGDALDFHGEPVKMLRGTLIAAAFLIAYSVGSNFSGWAALVAAAAFVGLWPALFRSAMRFRLANTSWRGLRFHFAGDLRGAYAAMTPPLALALLPVAIAGAMAGPAVDGEPGQLPIVAGGLIGIGMTVFFVGLPYFLWKLKHYQHDHYAIGGLQTKLSADVGVLYGLFIKLMGIGFLAVTALVAGVGLAAFTGVIGRKSGSGLGAVIILAMVVMAILGIFVLNVLPKSYLQVRLQNLLWSTTGNDAMRFDSQLKLARYLPLQFKNYLLIFLTLGLYWPFAVVSTRRAQIEAMAIEARIDLDDIAQTAGQENPGAAGDMAADLFGLDIGM; encoded by the coding sequence ATGGAACTCGACACACGGCCGACAGAGGTCGCCCAGCGGCGGTACCCGATCGAATTCACCGCGAGCGGGAGCGAGTATTTCCGGATCTGGATCGTCAACCTGCTGCTGATCGTGGTCACGCTCGGGCTCTACCTGCCCTGGGCGAAGGTGCGCAAGCTCAAGTATTTCTACAGCAACACCTGGGTCGGTGGCGACGCGCTCGACTTTCACGGCGAGCCGGTGAAGATGCTGCGTGGCACCCTGATCGCGGCCGCCTTCCTGATCGCCTATTCGGTCGGCAGCAATTTCTCGGGCTGGGCTGCGCTGGTCGCGGCGGCCGCGTTCGTCGGCCTCTGGCCTGCGCTGTTCCGCTCGGCGATGCGTTTCCGGCTCGCCAACACCAGCTGGCGCGGACTGCGCTTTCATTTCGCGGGCGACCTGCGCGGCGCCTATGCCGCGATGACGCCGCCGCTCGCACTGGCGCTGCTGCCAGTGGCGATTGCCGGCGCGATGGCCGGACCGGCGGTCGATGGCGAGCCCGGCCAGCTGCCGATCGTCGCGGGCGGATTGATCGGCATCGGCATGACGGTGTTCTTCGTGGGCCTGCCGTACTTTCTCTGGAAGCTCAAGCACTACCAGCACGACCACTACGCCATCGGCGGGCTGCAGACGAAACTGAGCGCCGACGTGGGCGTGCTGTACGGCCTTTTCATCAAGCTGATGGGCATCGGCTTTCTGGCGGTGACCGCGCTGGTCGCGGGGGTCGGCCTGGCCGCCTTCACCGGGGTGATCGGCCGCAAGAGCGGCTCGGGCCTGGGCGCGGTGATCATCCTCGCGATGGTCGTGATGGCCATCCTCGGCATCTTCGTCTTGAACGTGCTGCCCAAGTCGTACCTGCAGGTGCGGCTGCAGAACCTGCTGTGGTCGACCACCGGCAACGACGCGATGCGCTTCGACAGCCAGCTGAAGCTCGCGCGCTACCTGCCGCTGCAGTTCAAGAACTACCTGCTCATCTTCCTCACGCTCGGCCTCTACTGGCCCTTTGCGGTGGTGTCGACGCGGCGCGCGCAGATCGAGGCGATGGCCATCGAAGCACGCATCGACCTGGACGACATCGCCCAGACCGCCGGCCAGGAAAACCCCGGTGCCGCCGGCGACATGGCGGCCGACCTGTTCGGCCTGGACATCGGGATGTGA
- a CDS encoding DUF3717 domain-containing protein, with the protein MAAIHITDIEAAINHWRERKPSPDGITLAPEIRALAEVYALMVYHHEDEVDDVGFPPQAWAAWLGWYESTPDTPCIAICSTSQGDDECKGCGRSFHEVQHWPALSPAEKRVTWRRITMEDTAWRFNKYAERAREDAPT; encoded by the coding sequence ATGGCCGCCATCCACATCACCGACATCGAGGCCGCCATCAACCATTGGCGGGAGCGCAAACCCTCGCCCGACGGGATCACGCTGGCCCCCGAGATTCGGGCGCTGGCCGAGGTGTACGCCCTCATGGTCTATCACCACGAGGACGAGGTCGACGATGTCGGCTTTCCGCCGCAAGCCTGGGCCGCCTGGCTCGGCTGGTACGAAAGCACGCCCGACACCCCGTGCATCGCGATCTGCTCCACCAGCCAGGGCGACGACGAGTGCAAGGGCTGCGGCCGCAGCTTCCACGAAGTGCAGCATTGGCCCGCCCTGTCGCCGGCCGAGAAGCGTGTCACGTGGCGCCGCATCACCATGGAAGACACGGCCTGGCGCTTCAACAAATACGCTGAGCGGGCGCGCGAAGACGCGCCCACCTGA
- a CDS encoding M48 family metalloprotease: MPRLTPISKPEKWVAMPALRALCATLLIACQVLTPTAARAQLLPGLGDGGEMTASAERRLGDQIARELYRDTDYIDDPVIVEYTQEIWQKLLAAARVRGDLTPELDERFAWQVLLGRDSSINAFALPGGYLGLHLGLIAVIGSRDELATVLGHELSHVTQRHIARMMDRNAKNTPLMLAAMVLGLLAAAKSKSGDAGQAVLMGSQAYAMQSQLSFSRDMEREADRVGFGVMTQAGYDPRGAASMFEKLQYAARLNDNSSYPYLRSHPMNTERIADMQGRFQFRNTSADANADASVAGTAAAPPVMPLAMDHAMIASRARVLTRPGSDTLRQWVEAGSSGEAAKAPPAPQAGMLYAAALSASALRDFKAARALVERLTARTANDPAASRLARLLSAEIELAAGNPAKAASLLNLKAKDRPEMLLATQAAIATGNAAPMRAPLRDWTATHPRDATAWRALGSVYGAEGDPVQAIAADAEANVAILDYPGARDRYKAAQELSRKLSAEGKPVDHYAASIIDTRARAIDGLVRQQAEEPPLK; encoded by the coding sequence ATGCCACGTTTGACGCCGATTTCCAAGCCAGAAAAATGGGTTGCCATGCCCGCCCTTCGCGCCCTGTGCGCCACGCTGCTGATCGCGTGCCAGGTGCTCACGCCCACCGCCGCGCGTGCCCAGTTGCTGCCCGGCCTGGGCGATGGCGGCGAAATGACGGCCAGCGCCGAGCGCCGCCTCGGCGACCAGATCGCCCGCGAGCTGTACCGCGACACCGACTACATCGACGACCCGGTCATCGTCGAATACACGCAGGAGATCTGGCAAAAGCTGCTGGCTGCCGCCCGCGTGCGTGGCGACCTCACGCCCGAGCTTGACGAGCGCTTCGCCTGGCAGGTGCTGCTGGGCCGCGACAGCAGCATCAATGCGTTCGCGCTGCCGGGTGGTTATCTCGGGCTGCACCTCGGCCTGATCGCGGTCATCGGCAGCCGCGACGAGCTGGCGACGGTGCTCGGCCACGAGCTCTCGCACGTCACTCAGCGCCACATCGCGCGGATGATGGACCGCAACGCCAAGAACACCCCGCTGATGCTGGCCGCAATGGTGCTCGGCCTGCTGGCCGCCGCCAAGAGCAAGAGCGGCGATGCCGGGCAGGCGGTGCTGATGGGCAGCCAGGCCTACGCGATGCAGAGCCAGCTCTCCTTTTCGCGCGACATGGAGCGCGAGGCCGACCGCGTCGGGTTCGGCGTGATGACGCAGGCCGGCTACGACCCGCGCGGCGCGGCGTCGATGTTCGAAAAGCTCCAGTACGCCGCGCGCCTCAACGACAACAGCTCGTACCCCTACCTGCGCAGCCATCCGATGAACACCGAGCGCATCGCCGACATGCAGGGCCGGTTCCAGTTCCGCAACACGAGCGCAGACGCAAACGCAGACGCATCGGTCGCCGGCACCGCGGCCGCCCCGCCGGTGATGCCGCTCGCGATGGACCACGCGATGATCGCGTCGCGCGCCCGCGTGCTCACCCGCCCGGGGTCCGACACGCTGCGACAGTGGGTCGAGGCCGGCAGCAGCGGCGAAGCGGCCAAGGCGCCGCCGGCCCCGCAGGCCGGCATGCTCTACGCCGCGGCGCTGTCGGCCAGTGCGCTGCGCGACTTCAAGGCGGCGCGCGCCCTGGTCGAGCGGCTGACCGCGCGCACCGCGAACGACCCCGCTGCGTCGCGCCTCGCGCGGTTGCTGTCGGCCGAGATCGAGCTGGCCGCTGGCAATCCCGCGAAGGCCGCGAGCCTGCTGAACCTGAAGGCAAAAGACCGTCCGGAGATGCTGCTGGCCACGCAGGCCGCCATCGCCACGGGCAATGCGGCACCGATGCGCGCACCGCTGCGCGACTGGACCGCGACCCACCCGCGCGACGCGACCGCCTGGCGCGCGCTCGGGAGCGTGTACGGCGCCGAAGGCGACCCGGTGCAGGCGATCGCCGCCGATGCCGAGGCGAATGTCGCGATCCTCGACTACCCGGGCGCCCGCGATCGCTACAAGGCGGCGCAGGAGCTGTCACGCAAGTTGTCGGCAGAGGGCAAGCCGGTCGATCACTACGCCGCGTCGATCATCGACACCCGCGCCCGCGCGATCGATGGGCTGGTGCGCCAGCAGGCGGAAGAACCGCCGTTGAAATAG